One Micromonospora sp. WMMD812 genomic window carries:
- the abc-f gene encoding ribosomal protection-like ABC-F family protein, translated as MSDASIVCSNLSFSWPDDTPVFQELSFTVGEGRTGLVAPNGAGKSTLLKLIAGEYQPTGGSVSVQGVLGYLPQTLPLAGGLTVAEVLGVAPQLKALHAIEAGDASEEHFTTIGNDWDIEERTRAELDRLGLGDVSLTRRLHTLSGGQVISLGLAAQLLKRPDVLLLDEPTNNLDADARRRLYAVLDDWHGCLLLVSHDRALLDRMDRIAELDRGEVQVYGGNFTAYSEAARAAQEVAEKNVRNAEQEVKREKREMQQARERAERRASNASRNLKNAGLPKIFAGTMKRGAQEAAGKARETHAARVSDARARLDEASRALREEQRIVVELPETTVPAGRTVFVGEGLRVRHGDRDILGDGVDLTIRGPERIALSGRNGVGKSTLLRLMNGDLEPQGGEIRRADGRVAYLSQRLDLLDLDRTVAENLAAFAPALPDAERMNLLARFLFRGSRAHLPVGVLSGGERLRATLACVLFASPAPQLLLLDEPTNNLDLVSVAQLESALGAYRGAFVVVSHDERFLHEIGVDRWLRLDDGRLRETGPPAVD; from the coding sequence ATGTCCGATGCGTCCATCGTCTGTTCGAACCTCTCCTTCTCCTGGCCGGATGACACCCCGGTCTTCCAGGAGCTCTCCTTCACCGTCGGCGAGGGCCGCACCGGTCTCGTCGCGCCCAACGGCGCCGGCAAGAGCACGCTGCTCAAGCTGATCGCCGGCGAATACCAGCCGACCGGCGGCAGCGTGTCCGTCCAGGGTGTGCTCGGCTACCTGCCGCAGACGCTGCCGCTCGCGGGTGGCCTCACCGTGGCCGAGGTCCTGGGCGTCGCCCCGCAGCTCAAGGCGCTGCACGCCATCGAGGCCGGCGACGCCAGCGAGGAGCACTTCACCACGATCGGCAACGACTGGGACATCGAGGAACGCACCCGCGCCGAACTGGACCGGCTCGGCCTGGGCGACGTCTCCCTGACCCGGCGCCTGCACACCCTCAGCGGCGGGCAGGTGATCTCCCTCGGCCTGGCCGCCCAGCTGCTGAAACGGCCCGACGTGCTGCTGCTCGACGAGCCGACCAACAACCTCGACGCCGACGCCCGGCGCCGCCTCTACGCGGTGCTCGACGACTGGCACGGGTGCCTGCTGCTGGTCAGCCACGACCGTGCGCTGCTGGACCGGATGGACCGCATCGCCGAACTGGACCGCGGCGAGGTGCAGGTGTACGGCGGGAACTTCACCGCGTACTCCGAGGCGGCGCGCGCGGCCCAGGAGGTCGCCGAGAAGAACGTGCGCAACGCCGAACAGGAGGTCAAGCGGGAGAAGCGGGAGATGCAGCAGGCCCGCGAGCGGGCCGAGCGCCGGGCCAGCAACGCCTCCCGCAACCTGAAGAACGCGGGCCTGCCGAAGATCTTCGCGGGGACCATGAAGCGCGGCGCGCAGGAGGCGGCGGGCAAGGCGCGCGAGACGCACGCGGCGCGGGTCAGCGACGCCCGGGCCCGCCTCGACGAGGCGAGCCGCGCCCTACGCGAGGAACAGCGGATCGTCGTCGAGCTTCCCGAGACGACCGTCCCGGCCGGCCGTACGGTCTTCGTCGGCGAGGGCCTGCGGGTCCGTCACGGTGACCGCGACATCCTCGGCGACGGCGTCGACCTGACGATCCGCGGGCCGGAGCGGATCGCCCTGTCCGGCCGCAACGGCGTCGGCAAATCCACCCTGTTGCGGCTCATGAACGGCGACCTGGAGCCGCAGGGCGGGGAGATCAGGCGGGCCGACGGTCGGGTGGCGTACCTGTCGCAGCGGTTGGACCTGCTGGACCTCGACCGCACCGTGGCGGAGAACCTCGCCGCGTTCGCCCCCGCCCTGCCCGACGCGGAGCGGATGAACCTGCTCGCCCGGTTCCTGTTCCGCGGCTCCCGCGCCCATCTGCCGGTCGGGGTGCTCTCCGGCGGTGAGCGCCTGCGCGCCACCCTGGCGTGCGTGCTGTTCGCCTCGCCGGCGCCGCAGTTGCTGCTGCTCGACGAGCCGACCAACAACCTGGACCTGGTCAGCGTCGCCCAGTTGGAGAGCGCGCTCGGGGCGTACCGGGGCGCGTTCGTGGTGGTCAGCCACGACGAACGGTTCCTGCACGAGATCGGGGTGGACCGGTGGCTGCGGCTCGACGACGGTCGGCTGCGGGAGACCGGACCGCCGGCCGTCGACTGA
- a CDS encoding GNAT family N-acetyltransferase produces MSIILRAPATAAAPELILRPWRDDDRDVLLAAYRDPVLRRWSRSPVTTVAEAGRWLARVRQGWADDTRFSFAVLEPDAEVGDRLVANVVLKEVTPGRPDAEVGYWTAAPARGRGVAGRALDAVSRWAFRRFADTGLTRLELLHQVDNPASCRVAEKTGFRFQEVLPARPPFPRDGHRHVRSARVDHAVVVPDERRE; encoded by the coding sequence ATGTCGATCATCCTGCGCGCACCGGCGACCGCGGCCGCACCGGAGCTGATCCTGCGGCCGTGGCGCGACGACGACCGGGACGTGCTGCTGGCGGCGTACCGGGACCCGGTGCTGCGGCGGTGGAGCCGGTCGCCGGTGACCACCGTGGCCGAGGCCGGCCGGTGGCTGGCCCGGGTCCGGCAGGGCTGGGCGGACGACACCCGGTTCAGCTTCGCGGTGCTCGAACCGGACGCGGAGGTCGGCGACCGCCTGGTGGCGAACGTCGTGCTCAAGGAGGTCACGCCGGGACGGCCGGACGCCGAGGTCGGCTACTGGACGGCCGCGCCGGCGCGCGGACGGGGCGTCGCCGGCCGGGCGCTGGACGCGGTGAGCCGCTGGGCCTTCCGCCGTTTCGCCGACACCGGCCTGACCCGGCTGGAACTGCTGCACCAGGTGGACAATCCCGCCTCCTGCCGGGTCGCCGAGAAGACCGGCTTCCGGTTCCAGGAGGTGCTGCCCGCCCGGCCGCCGTTCCCGCGCGACGGGCACCGCCACGTACGATCCGCCCGCGTCGATCATGCAGTTGTGGTGCCTGACGAACGGCGCGAATGA
- a CDS encoding nitroreductase/quinone reductase family protein produces MPNEFNQQIIDEFRATGGRVTGPFEGARLILLTTTGARSGAPHTTPVAYLPDAGGRILIIASAGGAARHPDWFHNILADPQVTVEDGIFTYPARAVVLTGTERDELFARAVEADPGWAAYQSKTTRVIPVVALEQAGGGPPEASSWGEALRRIHDAFRRELALIRREVGESGARIGAQLRVNCLAVCQGLHYHHGHEDAGLFVGLAAQHPELGPTLDRLRAEHGRVAALIDRLQAAVGDATADPTDVRRQVEQLTDELERHLAYEEEQLVPILDRMG; encoded by the coding sequence ATGCCGAACGAGTTCAACCAACAGATCATCGACGAGTTTCGCGCCACCGGGGGTCGGGTCACCGGCCCCTTCGAGGGCGCCCGACTGATCCTGCTCACCACGACCGGGGCGCGGTCCGGCGCGCCGCACACCACCCCGGTGGCCTACCTGCCCGACGCCGGCGGTCGGATCCTGATCATCGCCTCGGCCGGCGGAGCCGCGCGGCACCCGGACTGGTTCCACAACATCCTGGCCGACCCGCAGGTCACCGTCGAGGACGGCATCTTCACCTACCCGGCCCGCGCGGTGGTGCTCACCGGCACGGAGCGCGACGAACTGTTCGCGCGGGCGGTCGAGGCCGACCCCGGGTGGGCCGCGTACCAGTCGAAGACCACCAGGGTCATCCCGGTGGTCGCGCTCGAGCAGGCCGGCGGCGGCCCGCCGGAGGCGTCGTCCTGGGGCGAGGCGCTCCGGCGGATCCACGACGCGTTCCGCCGCGAGTTGGCGCTGATCCGCCGGGAGGTGGGGGAGTCCGGCGCCCGGATCGGCGCCCAGCTGCGGGTGAACTGCCTGGCCGTCTGTCAGGGGCTGCACTACCACCACGGCCATGAGGACGCCGGGCTGTTCGTCGGGCTGGCCGCGCAGCATCCCGAGTTGGGGCCGACGCTCGACCGGCTGCGAGCGGAACACGGCCGGGTCGCGGCGCTCATCGACCGGCTCCAGGCGGCGGTCGGCGACGCCACCGCCGATCCGACCGACGTGCGCCGGCAGGTCGAGCAGCTGACCGACGAACTCGAACGCCACCTGGCGTACGAGGAGGAGCAGCTCGTGCCGATCCTCGACCGAATGGGCTGA
- a CDS encoding DUF1992 domain-containing protein: MWEASVEAQIRSAQERGEFDNLPGAGKPIPGRNAPYDEAWWLKSFMEREKLPSHLLLPTPLQLRRRIEQLPAEVRDLRTEQAVRDFCGTLNAEIMAWLRTPTGPRVVVRPVDVDEVVRRWREERRASAAPSTPARSAEPSRTPRRSWPWRRRPAA; encoded by the coding sequence ATGTGGGAAGCGAGCGTGGAGGCGCAGATCCGCTCGGCCCAGGAACGTGGCGAGTTCGACAACCTGCCGGGTGCGGGCAAGCCGATCCCGGGCCGGAACGCGCCCTACGACGAGGCGTGGTGGCTCAAGAGCTTCATGGAGCGCGAGAAGCTCCCGAGCCATCTGCTGCTCCCCACGCCGCTGCAGCTGCGCCGCCGGATCGAACAGCTACCGGCCGAGGTGCGTGACCTGCGTACCGAACAGGCCGTACGCGACTTCTGCGGCACCCTGAACGCGGAGATCATGGCGTGGCTGCGCACGCCGACCGGCCCTCGCGTGGTCGTGCGGCCGGTCGACGTCGACGAGGTGGTCCGCCGCTGGCGGGAGGAGCGGCGCGCGTCCGCCGCCCCGAGCACGCCGGCGCGCTCCGCCGAGCCGAGCCGTACGCCCCGGCGCTCCTGGCCGTGGCGCCGCCGCCCGGCGGCCTGA
- a CDS encoding TetR/AcrR family transcriptional regulator — MTIPRRRPGRPRRDEKRPTREVVLTVATALFAQRGFDAVGLRDVAAAAGVDVATVSHHMGTKAQLYDACFAWVFAAEREVLEAAAGRARSALAGGPEAARRALHDLVDVFVDFLEDRPETTALWLRRWLEPHRHADLDERYATPLYHLVAELLTAAASAGALVEPTPHITARSLVWAVHGHVVASQAAGAAAAREQREFRSFVHHFLDRMYGPAGP; from the coding sequence ATGACCATCCCCCGACGTCGGCCCGGCCGACCCCGGCGCGACGAGAAGCGGCCGACCCGCGAGGTGGTGCTCACGGTGGCCACGGCGCTCTTCGCCCAGCGGGGCTTCGACGCCGTCGGGCTGCGGGACGTCGCCGCGGCCGCCGGCGTCGACGTGGCCACGGTCTCGCACCACATGGGTACGAAGGCGCAGCTCTACGACGCCTGCTTCGCCTGGGTCTTCGCCGCCGAGCGGGAGGTGCTCGAAGCCGCGGCCGGGCGGGCCCGGTCCGCCCTCGCCGGCGGGCCGGAGGCGGCGCGGCGCGCACTGCACGACCTGGTCGACGTCTTCGTCGACTTCCTGGAGGACCGCCCGGAGACCACGGCGCTGTGGCTGCGCCGCTGGTTGGAGCCGCACCGGCACGCCGACCTCGACGAGCGGTACGCGACGCCGCTGTACCACCTGGTGGCGGAACTGCTCACCGCCGCCGCGTCGGCGGGCGCGCTGGTCGAGCCGACCCCGCACATCACCGCCCGCAGTCTGGTCTGGGCGGTACACGGGCACGTGGTGGCCAGCCAGGCGGCGGGCGCGGCGGCGGCGCGGGAACAGCGGGAGTTCCGCAGCTTCGTCCACCACTTCCTGGACCGGATGTACGGACCCGCCGGCCCTTGA
- a CDS encoding MFS transporter: MTGLDHQPTTMDATTLPRRPLVGFAAGSLGMGVWVTVPGLLLLYFLTDMLAVAPWLAGLALLAPKIADVLLHPWIGHRCDVEQARRGNRQRLLLLGCALPIAFATLFAVPGGLTGAPAAAWVAVVFVAGNLLFAAYQVPYLATPADLRIGYHERTRLMAFRMVVLTLGILLSGLLAPLIAGGDAATRGGYQRMGLLLAAGMLVAMLVGVVGIARLRRVAAAPAPTHGAGWRALGAALRDRQFRWLVAAYLAMSTTTHLVLAAVPYYAEYELGRAGLTTVLVGAFVAPALLVTPGWLVVAGRIGKQRALLIAQGAFALGSLVLALGRPAGLPLLVAAVAVLGVAFAGMQLLPFSMVPDVIRAAGAVGAGTYTGVWTATEATGAALGPYLYAVCLAGGGFVASAAGETVVQPDSALAAVRYGFGLLPAVLMLAALLLQRRYTLDRAARAGT; the protein is encoded by the coding sequence ATGACCGGGCTCGACCACCAGCCGACCACGATGGACGCGACCACGCTGCCCCGCCGACCCCTGGTCGGTTTCGCCGCCGGCTCGCTCGGCATGGGCGTCTGGGTGACCGTGCCCGGCCTGCTGCTGCTCTACTTCCTCACCGACATGCTGGCCGTGGCGCCGTGGCTGGCCGGTCTGGCCCTGCTGGCGCCGAAGATCGCCGACGTGCTGCTGCACCCCTGGATCGGGCACCGCTGCGACGTCGAGCAGGCCCGCCGCGGCAACCGGCAACGGTTGCTGCTGCTCGGCTGCGCCCTGCCGATCGCCTTCGCCACGCTCTTCGCGGTGCCCGGCGGGCTGACCGGCGCGCCCGCCGCCGCCTGGGTGGCGGTCGTCTTCGTCGCCGGCAACCTGCTGTTCGCCGCCTACCAGGTCCCCTACCTGGCCACCCCCGCCGACCTGCGGATCGGCTATCACGAACGCACCCGGCTGATGGCGTTCCGGATGGTCGTGCTCACCCTGGGCATCCTCCTGTCCGGGCTGCTCGCGCCCCTGATCGCCGGCGGGGACGCGGCGACCCGCGGCGGCTACCAGCGGATGGGTCTCCTGCTCGCGGCCGGGATGCTGGTCGCCATGCTGGTCGGCGTCGTCGGGATCGCCCGGCTGCGCCGGGTCGCCGCCGCGCCGGCGCCGACGCACGGCGCCGGCTGGCGGGCGCTCGGCGCGGCGCTGCGCGACCGGCAGTTCCGCTGGCTGGTCGCCGCGTACCTGGCCATGTCGACCACCACCCACCTGGTCCTCGCCGCGGTGCCCTACTACGCCGAGTACGAGCTGGGCCGCGCCGGGCTGACCACGGTGCTGGTCGGCGCGTTCGTCGCACCGGCGCTGCTGGTCACCCCGGGATGGCTGGTGGTGGCCGGGCGGATCGGCAAGCAGCGGGCGCTGCTGATCGCCCAGGGCGCGTTCGCGCTCGGCTCGCTCGTGCTCGCGCTGGGCCGACCGGCCGGTCTGCCGCTGCTGGTCGCCGCGGTGGCGGTGCTCGGCGTCGCGTTCGCCGGCATGCAGCTGCTGCCCTTCTCGATGGTGCCGGACGTGATCCGCGCCGCCGGCGCCGTCGGCGCGGGCACCTACACCGGCGTCTGGACGGCGACCGAGGCGACCGGCGCGGCGCTCGGCCCCTACCTGTACGCGGTGTGCCTGGCCGGCGGCGGGTTCGTCGCCTCGGCGGCCGGTGAGACGGTCGTCCAGCCGGACTCGGCGCTGGCCGCCGTCCGCTACGGCTTCGGCCTGCTGCCGGCCGTGCTGATGCTCGCCGCGCTGCTGCTGCAACGCCGCTACACGCTGGACCGGGCGGCCCGGGCCGGGACCTGA
- a CDS encoding SDR family NAD(P)-dependent oxidoreductase, with protein sequence MTGLAGRRVLVTGAGGTFGRHLGAALTAAGARVVGLDLHSAPDGDVPVLRCDLTDPGAVPPVVRDAVDRLGGLDLLVNNAGVGGPAPAELPPDEVVRRQLEVNLLAAWRTTAAALPDLIAARGRVIFVASRMAVLPLPLAAAYGVSKRALVAYADALRHEVDTHVGVSVVYPSMVSSPIHDSTIAAGLSLEGVSRPEPVQGVVRAIQRAATARRAPRDVPTTARGRLELALARHAPGLADRLVRRTVAARIAAGDLDAAPLAAGMIRRHHDTAR encoded by the coding sequence GTGACCGGGCTCGCCGGCCGGCGGGTCCTGGTCACCGGTGCGGGCGGGACCTTCGGTCGGCACCTGGGCGCCGCGCTGACCGCCGCGGGAGCCCGGGTCGTCGGGCTCGACCTGCACTCCGCGCCGGACGGTGACGTTCCGGTGCTCCGCTGCGACCTGACCGACCCGGGGGCCGTGCCACCGGTGGTCCGGGACGCCGTCGACCGGCTCGGCGGGCTGGACCTGCTGGTCAACAACGCCGGCGTCGGCGGGCCGGCCCCGGCCGAGCTGCCGCCCGACGAGGTGGTGCGCCGGCAGCTCGAGGTGAACCTGCTCGCGGCCTGGCGGACCACCGCCGCGGCGCTGCCCGACCTGATCGCCGCGCGCGGCCGGGTGATCTTCGTGGCCAGCCGGATGGCGGTGCTGCCGCTGCCGCTCGCCGCCGCGTACGGGGTCAGCAAGCGCGCCCTGGTCGCCTACGCCGACGCGCTACGCCACGAGGTCGACACGCACGTCGGGGTAAGCGTGGTCTACCCGAGCATGGTGTCGTCACCGATCCACGACAGCACCATCGCGGCCGGCCTGTCGCTGGAGGGGGTGTCCCGGCCGGAGCCGGTGCAGGGGGTGGTGCGGGCCATCCAACGCGCGGCCACCGCCCGCCGGGCGCCCCGGGACGTGCCCACCACCGCCCGGGGACGACTGGAGCTGGCGCTCGCCCGGCACGCCCCCGGGCTGGCCGACCGGCTGGTACGCCGGACCGTGGCCGCGCGCATCGCGGCCGGCGACCTGGACGCCGCGCCCCTGGCCGCCGGGATGATCCGCCGCCACCACGACACCGCGCGCTGA
- a CDS encoding maleylpyruvate isomerase N-terminal domain-containing protein, whose protein sequence is MSGSDVRAAVEEMVRVLGPYDGRGWTVPAGTLEWSCWATAAHVAHDLLAYAGQVTGRPDDGYLPFDLRVSPAAGPREVLAVVTACGGLLATAVDAADPAVRAWHYGPCDPGGFAAMGVAETLLHTWDVTSGLGVRWEPPSELSAAVVRRLFPDAPDGPPPAVLRWLTGRGELPGLARRTSWSWRAAVD, encoded by the coding sequence ATGAGCGGGAGTGACGTCCGCGCGGCGGTCGAGGAGATGGTCCGGGTGCTCGGCCCGTACGACGGGCGGGGCTGGACCGTGCCGGCCGGCACCCTGGAGTGGAGTTGCTGGGCGACGGCCGCGCACGTCGCTCACGACCTGCTCGCGTACGCCGGGCAGGTGACCGGGCGGCCGGACGACGGGTACCTGCCGTTCGACCTGCGGGTCTCCCCCGCCGCCGGTCCCCGCGAGGTGCTGGCCGTGGTCACCGCCTGCGGCGGGCTGCTCGCCACCGCGGTCGACGCCGCCGACCCGGCCGTCCGCGCCTGGCACTACGGGCCGTGCGACCCCGGCGGTTTCGCCGCCATGGGGGTGGCCGAGACGCTGCTGCACACCTGGGACGTCACCAGCGGGCTCGGCGTGCGGTGGGAGCCGCCGTCGGAGTTGAGCGCCGCCGTGGTGCGCCGGCTGTTCCCGGACGCGCCGGACGGCCCGCCACCGGCGGTGCTGCGCTGGCTGACCGGCCGCGGCGAGCTGCCCGGCTTGGCGCGGCGCACCTCGTGGAGCTGGCGGGCAGCCGTCGACTGA
- a CDS encoding SDR family NAD(P)-dependent oxidoreductase, translated as MTTTLITGANKGLGFETARRLVAAGHTVYLGSRDAERGRRAAERLGARPVLIDVTDDASVSAAAKAVEADGGLDVLINNAGIEGRTPDGAVVGAAEVTAETMRPLFETNVLGVVRVTHAFLPLLQRSAAPVVVNVSSGLASMARVAAEGTPAYAYPGVAYPASKAALNMITIQYAKAFPGIRINAVEPGYTATDLNMNTGTQTVEQGAEIIVRMAQIGPDGPTGGFVDVNGHLPW; from the coding sequence ATGACGACAACACTCATCACCGGAGCGAACAAGGGCCTCGGCTTCGAGACCGCCCGGCGGCTCGTCGCCGCCGGCCACACCGTCTACCTGGGCAGCCGGGACGCCGAGCGCGGGCGCCGGGCCGCCGAGCGACTGGGCGCGCGGCCGGTCCTCATCGACGTCACCGACGACGCGTCCGTCTCGGCGGCCGCGAAGGCCGTCGAAGCCGACGGCGGGCTGGACGTGCTGATCAACAACGCCGGGATCGAGGGACGGACGCCGGACGGGGCCGTGGTCGGCGCCGCGGAGGTGACCGCCGAGACGATGCGGCCGCTGTTCGAGACGAACGTCCTCGGGGTGGTGCGGGTCACCCACGCGTTCCTGCCCCTGCTGCAGCGGTCCGCCGCCCCGGTCGTGGTCAACGTGAGCAGCGGCCTGGCCTCGATGGCCCGGGTCGCCGCCGAGGGCACCCCGGCGTACGCCTACCCCGGGGTCGCGTACCCGGCGTCGAAGGCGGCGCTCAACATGATCACCATCCAGTACGCGAAGGCGTTCCCCGGCATCCGGATCAACGCGGTCGAGCCCGGCTACACGGCCACGGACCTGAACATGAACACGGGCACCCAGACCGTCGAGCAGGGCGCGGAGATCATCGTCCGGATGGCCCAGATCGGCCCCGACGGACCGACGGGCGGCTTCGTCGACGTCAACGGCCACCTTCCCTGGTGA
- a CDS encoding helix-turn-helix transcriptional regulator yields the protein MATAEFGRAVRRWRDRVPPEAAGLPAGGHRRATGLRREELALLAGISVDYITRLEQGRASHPSAQVVEALARALRLSGTERAHLFRLAGLAPPGPDTVPAYLTPSVQRLLDRLTGTPVAVYDASWTLLLANPPYAALMGDPSGWRGNQRNGAWRQFLGPAGRVRYTPEARRGLEAALVADLRAAAVRYPADPALRRLLADLRANSARFAELWDAGAVGHHESARKTVDHPRAGAVTLDCDVLTVAGSDLRIMVYTAEPGSVDAERLALLTVLGTQELVG from the coding sequence ATGGCGACGGCGGAGTTCGGGCGGGCGGTGCGTCGCTGGCGTGACCGGGTCCCACCCGAGGCCGCCGGGCTGCCGGCCGGCGGGCACCGGCGCGCGACCGGACTGCGCCGCGAGGAGCTCGCCCTGCTGGCCGGGATCTCCGTCGACTACATCACCCGGCTCGAACAGGGCCGCGCGTCCCACCCGTCGGCGCAGGTCGTCGAGGCGCTGGCCCGGGCCCTGCGGCTGTCCGGAACCGAGCGCGCGCACCTGTTCCGACTGGCCGGGCTGGCGCCGCCGGGCCCGGACACGGTCCCGGCGTACCTCACCCCGAGCGTCCAGCGGCTGCTGGACCGGCTGACCGGAACACCCGTCGCCGTGTACGACGCCTCGTGGACGCTGCTGCTGGCCAACCCGCCGTACGCGGCGCTGATGGGCGACCCGTCCGGCTGGCGCGGCAACCAGCGCAACGGGGCGTGGCGGCAGTTCCTCGGCCCGGCGGGCCGGGTCCGGTACACGCCGGAGGCCCGGCGCGGGCTCGAGGCAGCGCTGGTGGCCGACCTGCGCGCGGCCGCCGTTCGCTACCCGGCCGACCCGGCGCTGCGGCGGCTGCTGGCCGATCTGCGGGCGAACAGCGCCCGGTTCGCCGAGCTGTGGGACGCCGGCGCCGTCGGCCACCACGAGAGCGCGCGAAAGACCGTCGACCATCCGCGCGCCGGCGCGGTGACGCTGGACTGCGACGTGCTGACGGTGGCCGGCAGCGACCTGCGGATCATGGTCTACACGGCGGAGCCCGGCAGCGTCGACGCGGAACGCCTGGCGCTGCTCACCGTGCTCGGCACGCAGGAACTCGTCGGCTGA
- a CDS encoding NAD(P)-binding domain-containing protein — protein sequence MGTQPTVAVVGAGAAGLATLKALADAGVPAICFEATDQIGGLWVYGSPGSPAYRTLHLNTSRGRTQFADHPMPDDWPDYPDHTRIAGYLSAYADRFGLRGAVRLRHTVERVTRRADGTWTVQASGPDGTVGVTVDAVVVANGHNRVPKPPSPAYPGTCTADQLHSHDYRRPEQLAGRRVLVVGGGNSAMDIAVDASYAADRTLLSLRRGVWVVPKYLLGRPSDTLNGALARRLPWRLRQRISEAMLATTLGAPTRYGLPAPAHGFLQDHPTLSDGLLSRLTHGDIEARPGIAGFDGRWVEFTDGRRDEVDLVVWCTGYRVEIPFLDPELLGDGAEALPLYRHVFHTDAPGLMFVGLMQSTGAAFPLVEAQARLVAAHLAGRYALPDPAAQRAACRAELRAATTRWGQRRPAMRVDFDAYLAQLGRELTAGARRARAGARS from the coding sequence ATGGGGACGCAGCCGACGGTGGCGGTGGTCGGCGCCGGAGCGGCCGGACTGGCCACCCTCAAGGCGCTCGCCGACGCCGGCGTGCCCGCGATCTGCTTCGAGGCCACCGACCAGATCGGCGGCCTCTGGGTGTACGGCTCGCCCGGCTCGCCCGCGTACCGGACCCTGCACCTGAACACCAGCCGGGGGCGTACCCAGTTCGCCGACCACCCGATGCCCGACGACTGGCCGGACTACCCCGACCACACCCGGATCGCCGGTTACCTCTCGGCGTACGCGGACCGGTTCGGGCTGCGCGGCGCCGTCCGGCTGCGGCACACCGTCGAGCGGGTCACGCGCCGGGCCGACGGCACCTGGACGGTGCAGGCCAGCGGTCCGGACGGGACGGTCGGTGTCACCGTCGACGCGGTGGTGGTCGCCAACGGTCACAACCGCGTGCCGAAGCCGCCGAGCCCCGCCTACCCCGGCACCTGCACCGCCGACCAGCTGCACAGCCACGACTACCGGCGCCCGGAGCAGCTCGCCGGCCGGCGGGTCCTCGTCGTCGGCGGCGGGAACTCGGCGATGGACATCGCCGTCGACGCCTCGTACGCCGCCGACCGGACCCTGCTCTCGCTGCGCCGGGGCGTCTGGGTCGTGCCGAAGTACCTGCTCGGCCGCCCGTCGGACACCCTCAACGGGGCGCTGGCCCGGCGGCTGCCGTGGCGGCTGCGGCAACGCATCAGCGAGGCGATGCTCGCCACCACCCTCGGCGCCCCCACCCGGTACGGCCTGCCCGCGCCGGCCCACGGGTTCCTCCAGGACCATCCGACGCTCTCCGACGGCCTGCTGTCCCGGCTGACCCACGGCGACATCGAGGCCCGCCCCGGCATCGCCGGCTTCGACGGCCGGTGGGTGGAGTTCACCGACGGTCGCCGCGACGAGGTCGACCTGGTCGTCTGGTGCACCGGCTACCGGGTGGAGATCCCGTTCCTCGACCCGGAGCTGCTCGGCGACGGCGCGGAGGCCCTGCCGCTGTACCGGCACGTGTTCCACACCGACGCCCCGGGCCTGATGTTCGTCGGCCTGATGCAGTCCACCGGCGCGGCGTTCCCCCTGGTCGAGGCGCAGGCCCGGCTCGTCGCCGCGCACCTCGCCGGCCGGTACGCCCTGCCCGACCCGGCCGCCCAGCGGGCTGCCTGCCGGGCCGAGTTGCGGGCCGCGACCACCCGCTGGGGGCAGCGCCGGCCGGCGATGCGGGTCGACTTCGACGCGTACCTCGCGCAGCTGGGCCGGGAGTTGACCGCCGGCGCCCGCCGAGCCCGCGCCGGGGCCCGGTCGTGA
- a CDS encoding LysE family translocator encodes MVGTGALVGIVLVALGLVLTPGPNMVYLVSRSVTQGRRAGLISLLGVAAGFGVYLAAAVAGLATVFVLVPALYAVVKLAGAAYLLWLAWRALRPGGQSPFTPTPLPPDPPRRLFTMGLVTNLLNPKIAILYVSLLPQFVDPQRGHVATQSLLLGLTQIAVALTVNGLIVLSAGTLAGFFARRPLWLRVQRWVMGTVLGALAVRIAADRSRAAVATP; translated from the coding sequence ATGGTGGGAACGGGTGCGCTGGTGGGCATCGTGCTGGTGGCGCTGGGGCTGGTGCTCACGCCCGGCCCGAACATGGTCTACCTGGTGTCGCGGTCGGTGACGCAGGGCCGGCGGGCCGGGCTGATCTCGCTGCTCGGGGTGGCCGCCGGTTTCGGCGTCTACCTCGCGGCCGCGGTGGCCGGGCTGGCCACCGTGTTCGTCCTGGTGCCGGCGCTGTACGCGGTGGTGAAGCTCGCCGGCGCGGCGTACCTGCTGTGGCTGGCCTGGCGGGCGCTGCGCCCGGGCGGGCAGTCGCCGTTCACGCCCACGCCGCTGCCGCCCGACCCGCCGCGGCGGCTGTTCACGATGGGGCTGGTCACCAACCTGCTCAACCCGAAGATCGCGATCCTCTACGTGTCGCTGCTGCCGCAGTTCGTCGACCCGCAGCGCGGCCACGTCGCCACGCAGAGCCTGCTGCTCGGCCTGACGCAGATCGCCGTGGCGCTGACGGTCAACGGCCTGATCGTGCTCAGCGCCGGCACCCTCGCCGGCTTCTTCGCCCGCCGGCCGCTCTGGCTGCGGGTACAGCGCTGGGTGATGGGTACCGTGCTGGGCGCGCTGGCGGTGCGCATCGCCGCCGACCGCTCCCGCGCCGCCGTCGCCACGCCCTGA